A window of the Haloquadratum walsbyi C23 genome harbors these coding sequences:
- a CDS encoding YIP1 family protein, producing MTTWVETPTGGRERGPRGVVRAWIAVIIAPRQFFASAVTPGDQAPGLVFAISIATAYVVGLFAGNPSQIPQLSNNLMTSAGITVLAVVLLIAPAILHLTAAVQTIVLIFVVPDRAGVSETVQIVAYAAAPCIIAGIPIAALRVVCAIYASILLIIGIREVHTTSTLRAVIAAGIPATLLYGSALGGIDAGVELLQSLSIL from the coding sequence GTGACGACATGGGTTGAAACGCCGACAGGTGGGCGTGAACGCGGACCACGTGGTGTTGTGCGGGCATGGATTGCTGTTATTATCGCCCCCCGGCAGTTTTTCGCCAGTGCTGTTACACCTGGCGATCAAGCACCAGGTCTTGTTTTTGCTATTAGTATTGCAACCGCATACGTCGTTGGACTGTTCGCTGGCAATCCGTCGCAAATCCCTCAATTAAGTAATAACCTGATGACTTCGGCTGGCATTACAGTCCTTGCGGTTGTACTTCTTATTGCACCGGCAATATTGCATCTCACCGCTGCAGTTCAGACAATTGTATTGATATTTGTTGTCCCAGATCGGGCAGGCGTCAGCGAGACAGTGCAAATAGTTGCATATGCAGCAGCACCATGCATCATCGCTGGAATCCCAATCGCCGCTCTCCGAGTTGTTTGCGCAATATATGCGAGTATATTGCTTATTATTGGAATACGAGAGGTACACACAACGAGCACACTGCGTGCAGTTATCGCTGCAGGTATTCCTGCGACGCTCCTCTATGGGTCCGCACTCGGTGGTATTGATGCCGGGGTTGAATTGCTTCAGTCTCTCAGTATTTTATGA
- a CDS encoding OB-fold nucleic acid binding domain-containing protein: MDWITHDEDVWFDFRGDSPQQLTAGRYYRGTVDGFADFGVFIDLASGVTGLLHRSELDRRLETLDWESDDTVFVQVKNVRDNGNIDLGWSIRQSQSEFRGSEIHDPTGANDGEPVGSETDDNTDAALTTEATATPSVSRGGSDADAATVKRTPAATSTEDTSTASTDETISADTDQETPGEPANTEAGITAAETETETKTETVSVSAEKTSTATNAASTQSPSSTTQGIDVDDDDDDELSNQSPPVSDSPQKTESEALNELADDREPVSIDSLSNRVGSDVQIEGEIVEARQTGGPTVFELRDESGTVECAAFVEAGVRAYPDVGDGDIVRLNGEVERRRGEIQVETSELTPLEGAAAETVENRLVDALTAEARPETATVLATDDPLSALSSQFVDAATAIRRAVLESRPIVVRHAATADGYVAGAAIERAVLPLVKEEHARADAEYHFFTRRPLDDPVYGMDTATNDVTQMLQDNERHDEKLPLVVLVGVGGTVDSLDGIELLGVYDAPRIVIDAGDLDEAILTEVDTVVSPLIESNDSLTAVPISTGAVGANLAATINSEITAELEHLPAVSYWDQTQAPSVYIDRAAAAGYDATQTRELREAIALEAYYQSYQDKRELITDLLFEDDGGLAGHVSEQFRLKLDAEVETAEANLETYRADNVEVVKLDADAYSHRFDFPPTALLSETLHRQTRSESSVTVVYSTDELFVHATTDLDIRAVASAAGNTVPEGGVTAVGVRQNRVEFLAGARESVVDAVVDAAVAQINN; this comes from the coding sequence ATGGATTGGATTACGCATGATGAGGACGTTTGGTTCGATTTCAGGGGAGATTCCCCACAACAGTTGACCGCAGGACGATATTACCGTGGAACGGTTGATGGATTCGCAGACTTTGGTGTCTTTATTGATCTAGCCTCGGGGGTCACTGGATTATTACATCGAAGCGAACTTGACCGCCGACTTGAAACACTCGATTGGGAGTCTGATGATACTGTCTTTGTTCAAGTAAAAAACGTTCGTGATAACGGAAATATTGATCTTGGCTGGTCGATTAGGCAATCACAGTCTGAATTCCGTGGGTCAGAGATTCACGACCCGACTGGAGCAAATGATGGTGAACCTGTTGGGTCTGAAACCGATGACAACACAGATGCTGCGTTGACTACAGAAGCTACTGCAACACCGTCAGTCTCACGTGGAGGTTCCGACGCGGATGCTGCGACAGTCAAGCGGACACCAGCGGCGACAAGCACAGAGGACACATCAACAGCAAGCACCGACGAAACCATATCTGCTGATACTGATCAGGAAACGCCTGGAGAGCCAGCTAACACTGAGGCTGGAATAACAGCGGCAGAGACAGAAACAGAAACGAAAACAGAAACGGTGTCAGTCAGTGCTGAAAAAACGAGCACAGCAACAAATGCCGCATCTACACAGTCACCATCCTCAACCACCCAAGGTATTGATGTGGATGACGACGATGATGACGAGCTATCGAACCAATCTCCGCCTGTCTCAGATTCACCTCAGAAAACTGAGTCTGAGGCGTTGAATGAACTCGCGGATGACAGAGAGCCAGTCTCGATTGACTCACTCTCTAATCGGGTTGGAAGTGACGTTCAAATTGAAGGTGAAATTGTTGAAGCAAGACAAACCGGTGGTCCAACAGTCTTCGAGCTTCGAGATGAGTCAGGGACTGTTGAGTGTGCAGCCTTTGTTGAGGCTGGTGTCCGTGCATATCCTGATGTAGGTGATGGTGATATCGTTCGATTGAATGGTGAAGTTGAGCGCCGTCGTGGCGAGATTCAAGTTGAGACGAGTGAACTCACACCACTTGAGGGTGCTGCAGCAGAAACCGTTGAAAACCGTCTTGTTGATGCACTCACCGCTGAAGCTCGCCCTGAAACGGCAACAGTGCTTGCAACTGATGATCCCCTTTCAGCGCTCAGTTCGCAATTTGTTGATGCTGCAACAGCTATTCGACGAGCCGTGTTGGAGTCGCGCCCAATTGTGGTCCGACACGCCGCAACAGCTGATGGATACGTTGCTGGAGCAGCGATTGAACGAGCTGTGCTCCCACTTGTCAAAGAGGAACATGCGCGTGCAGACGCAGAATACCATTTCTTCACACGACGACCGCTTGACGACCCTGTCTATGGAATGGACACAGCAACAAATGACGTGACACAAATGCTCCAAGACAACGAGCGGCATGATGAAAAGCTCCCACTGGTCGTTCTCGTTGGCGTAGGCGGAACTGTTGATTCACTTGACGGCATTGAGCTACTTGGTGTGTATGACGCCCCACGTATTGTTATCGACGCTGGCGATCTTGATGAGGCGATTCTTACAGAGGTGGATACTGTTGTCTCACCCCTCATAGAGAGTAATGACTCTTTGACAGCGGTCCCCATCTCAACCGGAGCAGTTGGTGCAAACCTTGCTGCAACAATTAACAGTGAGATTACGGCTGAACTCGAACATCTCCCTGCTGTAAGCTATTGGGATCAGACACAGGCTCCGTCAGTATATATTGATCGCGCCGCCGCGGCTGGATATGATGCTACACAGACGCGTGAACTGCGTGAGGCAATTGCATTAGAAGCATATTATCAGTCATATCAGGATAAACGTGAGTTGATCACCGATCTCCTGTTCGAGGACGACGGCGGACTTGCCGGGCATGTCTCTGAACAGTTTAGACTCAAACTTGATGCCGAGGTTGAAACAGCAGAAGCGAATCTTGAGACATACCGAGCTGATAATGTTGAAGTCGTCAAGCTTGATGCAGATGCATACAGCCATCGCTTTGACTTCCCACCAACAGCGCTTCTCTCAGAAACACTACATCGACAAACACGGAGTGAGTCATCAGTGACAGTTGTGTATTCAACTGATGAACTATTCGTGCATGCAACGACTGATCTCGATATCCGTGCAGTCGCTTCGGCAGCAGGGAATACTGTCCCTGAAGGTGGCGTAACAGCCGTTGGAGTTCGACAGAATCGAGTTGAATTCCTTGCTGGGGCACGTGAATCTGTTGTCGATGCTGTTGTTGATGCTGCTGTTGCACAGATTAATAACTAA
- a CDS encoding tRNA uridine(34) 5-carboxymethylaminomethyl modification radical SAM/GNAT enzyme Elp3, with the protein MSTETDTDDTGSEPDPTETEAFRSTCKHLVEQIVAGDVDRDSLESAKLDACSQYGSPKVPKNTDILSHASAANRDDVKSVVRRKPVRTASGVSPIAIMTSPHMCPHGKCLYCPGGPASEFDSAQSYTGHEPAAARGKQNEYDPYGQVTLRLEQLRHIGHPVDKVELIIMGGTMTSRSHDYQEWFLKRALEAMNDYDTDSKPDPASDQSFKPDPEDVEFRYLEDVIAENETADIRNIGTTFETKPDWCDPEQIDRMLDLGATKVEVGVQTTYERINREMHRGHGVQASIDANQRLRDAGFKVGFHMMPGQPGMTSKMIREDFRQLFNRTEYRPDYLKIYPTLVVRGTRVYDQWRRDDFEPLDNETAAEIIAEVMGMIPEYTRLQRVQRDIPADFIDAGVWKSNLRQLASQRADEKGIEIRDIRAREAGLNETDPDPEHIELNEMTYDVAGGTEHFLKFEDSYADLLIGFCRLRFPGATVRRELKNAAVVRELHVYGSEAGIGATANKSESTGDTAWQHKGYGKRLITRAEELAREAGYDSLAIISGIGARQYYRQKLGYHQDGPYVAKKL; encoded by the coding sequence GTGAGCACTGAAACAGACACAGACGACACGGGATCAGAGCCTGACCCAACGGAGACGGAAGCATTCCGCAGCACCTGTAAGCATCTTGTCGAGCAAATCGTCGCAGGTGATGTCGACCGCGATAGTCTCGAGTCGGCAAAACTAGATGCTTGTTCACAATATGGGTCACCAAAGGTTCCAAAAAACACAGATATCCTTTCACATGCCTCCGCGGCGAATCGCGATGATGTCAAATCCGTTGTGCGGCGGAAGCCTGTCCGGACCGCATCAGGTGTCTCACCAATTGCGATAATGACTTCTCCGCACATGTGTCCGCATGGTAAATGCCTATATTGTCCAGGCGGTCCTGCAAGTGAGTTTGATTCCGCACAGAGTTACACTGGACATGAACCTGCTGCAGCACGTGGCAAGCAGAATGAATACGACCCATATGGTCAGGTAACACTCCGACTTGAGCAACTTCGACACATCGGACACCCGGTTGATAAAGTCGAACTCATTATTATGGGGGGAACAATGACTTCACGGAGTCATGATTATCAAGAGTGGTTCCTCAAACGTGCGCTTGAAGCGATGAATGATTATGATACTGATTCAAAACCGGATCCTGCATCTGATCAATCATTTAAACCTGATCCGGAAGATGTTGAATTTCGGTATCTTGAAGACGTCATTGCGGAGAATGAGACTGCAGATATTCGGAATATCGGGACAACCTTTGAAACAAAACCGGACTGGTGTGACCCAGAACAGATCGACCGGATGCTTGACCTTGGTGCGACAAAAGTCGAGGTTGGCGTGCAGACAACCTATGAGCGGATTAATCGCGAAATGCATCGAGGACATGGTGTGCAAGCATCAATCGATGCAAACCAACGACTCCGCGATGCCGGATTCAAAGTTGGCTTCCATATGATGCCTGGACAACCAGGAATGACGTCTAAGATGATCCGCGAAGACTTCCGACAACTGTTCAATCGCACCGAATATCGTCCTGATTATCTGAAGATCTACCCAACACTTGTTGTACGCGGAACTCGCGTATATGATCAATGGCGGCGCGATGATTTTGAACCACTTGATAATGAAACAGCCGCAGAAATAATCGCAGAGGTAATGGGGATGATTCCAGAATATACGCGCCTTCAGCGTGTTCAACGTGATATCCCTGCAGATTTCATTGATGCTGGTGTATGGAAGTCTAACCTGAGACAATTAGCCAGTCAACGTGCTGATGAGAAGGGAATTGAGATTCGTGATATTAGGGCACGTGAGGCAGGATTGAATGAAACTGACCCTGATCCTGAGCATATTGAATTGAATGAAATGACATATGATGTAGCTGGCGGGACCGAACACTTCCTCAAGTTTGAAGATTCGTATGCAGATCTGCTCATTGGATTCTGCCGACTTCGATTCCCAGGAGCAACAGTTCGTCGCGAACTTAAAAACGCTGCTGTGGTCCGAGAACTACATGTATATGGAAGTGAGGCAGGAATTGGGGCAACAGCTAATAAATCCGAATCTACTGGAGATACTGCTTGGCAACATAAGGGGTATGGAAAACGGCTTATTACTCGTGCTGAGGAGCTGGCACGTGAGGCTGGGTATGATTCACTTGCAATTATCTCGGGAATCGGTGCTCGACAGTACTATCGGCAGAAACTTGGGTATCATCAGGACGGACCGTACGTTGCAAAGAAATTATGA
- a CDS encoding GNAT family N-acetyltransferase, protein MPVELATTSEQREDVFSVRHRVFVNEQDISETLEWDEHDNPAAPTAHFIAYSGSQPVGTARLRVLNESVPDDADNSVASDSGSDIDAKISTDTDTDTDTDTDADTDTCSGNTKQSNCNLETAVTETTTIGKVERVAVLADHRNQGWGARLMQTVETHARQCGLSILRLHGQTRVESFYNVCGYSTVSDVFEEAGIPHVSMEKRL, encoded by the coding sequence ATGCCAGTTGAGTTAGCCACGACTAGTGAGCAGCGAGAAGATGTGTTTAGTGTACGTCATCGTGTTTTCGTTAATGAACAGGATATCAGTGAAACGCTCGAATGGGATGAGCATGACAATCCAGCGGCTCCAACTGCTCATTTCATCGCTTACAGCGGGTCACAACCGGTTGGTACCGCTCGGCTCAGGGTACTGAATGAAAGCGTCCCGGATGATGCAGACAACAGTGTTGCTTCGGATTCTGGTAGTGATATTGATGCGAAAATTAGTACTGATACTGATACTGATACTGATACCGATACCGACGCCGATACCGACACCTGTAGCGGTAATACCAAACAGTCAAATTGTAATCTTGAAACAGCGGTTACAGAGACTACTACTATTGGGAAAGTTGAGCGAGTGGCTGTTCTTGCTGATCATCGGAACCAAGGATGGGGAGCACGCCTCATGCAGACCGTTGAGACACACGCACGACAATGTGGACTCTCGATTCTTCGACTTCATGGACAGACACGTGTTGAGTCATTCTATAATGTATGTGGGTACAGCACTGTCAGTGACGTGTTTGAGGAAGCTGGTATTCCACATGTCTCAATGGAAAAGAGATTATAA
- a CDS encoding DUF7537 family lipoprotein, with product MARTPIIVAGVVFLLIIAGCSAPTAPGPDDSTFESLPQSGLNATEIADAHITGLSAAESYIIQTEQRTVTETTNVSVIQQTESTRRIDLRANQELLVATTTQQQEAQSQSRSQSQSRSVQSTDQYYNNNGTIYVNQTQSNQSQYAIQQGQQATVNTTAQRSLIERLINTIEYRRVEQTQRGDTAVIRYELQSVTDVQNLTQTSTATVENATSTLVIDENGVIRELQLNAQFRTDRRTLRIRFATNYTQLGETTVSEPNWTDDAREASKTT from the coding sequence ATGGCTCGTACTCCAATTATCGTTGCTGGCGTTGTATTTCTCCTCATCATCGCTGGGTGCTCTGCACCGACTGCTCCGGGTCCAGATGATAGTACGTTTGAGTCGCTTCCTCAATCTGGTCTTAACGCAACGGAGATCGCTGATGCACACATCACTGGCCTTTCAGCAGCCGAGTCATATATAATCCAGACGGAACAGCGGACAGTGACAGAAACCACAAACGTGAGTGTTATACAGCAAACCGAAAGCACTCGTCGAATTGACCTCAGAGCAAACCAGGAGTTGCTTGTCGCAACGACAACACAGCAACAAGAGGCACAATCACAGTCACGATCTCAATCTCAAAGTCGTTCTGTTCAAAGTACTGATCAATATTACAATAATAACGGAACAATATATGTTAATCAAACACAATCAAATCAGTCGCAATACGCAATTCAACAGGGACAGCAGGCGACCGTCAATACAACTGCTCAGCGATCACTCATTGAGCGGCTAATCAACACAATCGAATATAGGCGTGTTGAACAGACACAGCGTGGTGACACAGCGGTTATTCGATATGAATTGCAGTCGGTCACCGATGTACAGAATCTTACGCAAACATCAACTGCAACTGTCGAAAACGCTACCTCAACACTTGTGATTGATGAAAACGGTGTTATCAGAGAGTTACAGCTTAACGCTCAGTTTAGGACTGATAGGCGAACACTCCGAATCAGATTTGCAACAAACTATACTCAACTTGGAGAAACAACGGTTTCTGAACCGAACTGGACTGATGATGCAAGAGAAGCAAGTAAAACGACATAA
- the rqcH gene encoding ribosome rescue protein RqcH: MDPKQELTSVDIAALVTELRRYTGAKVDKTYRYGDDLLRFRMRDFDRGRLELLIEVGTQKRIHTADPDHVPDAPERPPNFAMMLRNRLSGADLVNVEQFEFDRIMILSFERGEEMTRIIVELFGDGNVAVVDSAGEVIQSLETVRLKSRTVAPGAQYEFPDSRVNPLQVTYDRFVSLMNESDTDIVRTLATQLNLGGLYAEEVCARAGIDKTTQITNTSDKIYRAIYTALESLGTQLQSGDFEPRLYADDDAVIDATPFPLEERKQQNLDVTAYDSFNGALDVYFREVDRNPAAEESGQTRPDFAAEIAKKQRIIEQQEGAIDDFEQRAEAERSRAELLYANYELVNEIIETIQTARAEDTSWDEIRETFAMGAERGIDAAAAVVSVDGAEAMVTIEIDDVRVPVNVDVGVEKNADQRYTEAKRIEEKKEGALTAIENTREELNAVKQRRDAWDREDAKPDTEDNADNTETVTDKVNTGTEPSRMGPTNDEWLSMTSIPLQKNDDWYEQFRWFHTSTGYLVVGGRNADQNETLVKKYLNKHDRFFHTEAHGGPITILKASGPSEPAEPIELTAETRREVAQFAISYSSIWKEGRYADDAYVVTPDQVSKTPESGEYIEKGSFVIRGDRTYIRDVAAEIAVGIQCADETQVIGGPPSAIADRVPTMVQVRPGRYAQNDAAKLAYREFRNRFADESFVRKIASPDKIQEFLPPGGSDLVDE; this comes from the coding sequence ATGGACCCGAAGCAGGAATTAACAAGCGTTGATATCGCTGCTCTCGTCACCGAATTACGCCGATACACGGGTGCAAAAGTCGATAAGACATACCGATATGGCGATGATCTGCTTCGATTTCGGATGCGTGATTTTGATCGTGGACGACTTGAATTATTGATTGAGGTCGGTACGCAAAAGCGTATTCACACTGCTGATCCTGATCATGTACCAGATGCCCCTGAGCGACCGCCAAATTTTGCGATGATGCTTCGAAATCGACTGTCAGGAGCAGATTTGGTAAACGTTGAACAGTTTGAATTTGACCGTATTATGATCCTCAGCTTCGAACGTGGTGAGGAGATGACTCGTATTATCGTGGAGTTATTCGGCGACGGAAACGTCGCTGTTGTTGATTCGGCTGGTGAAGTCATTCAAAGCCTGGAAACAGTTCGATTAAAGTCGCGAACTGTTGCCCCTGGAGCACAATATGAGTTCCCAGATTCCCGTGTGAATCCACTCCAGGTTACATATGACCGATTTGTCAGTCTGATGAATGAGTCTGACACCGACATTGTTCGAACACTCGCAACGCAATTGAATCTCGGTGGGCTCTATGCTGAGGAAGTGTGTGCACGAGCGGGCATTGACAAAACAACGCAAATTACGAATACCTCAGACAAAATATATCGTGCAATTTATACTGCGCTTGAATCGTTGGGGACTCAACTTCAAAGCGGGGATTTTGAACCACGATTATACGCCGATGACGATGCTGTCATTGATGCCACTCCATTCCCACTTGAAGAACGGAAACAACAAAATCTCGATGTAACAGCATATGATAGCTTCAACGGCGCGCTGGATGTCTATTTCCGAGAGGTAGACCGCAATCCAGCCGCAGAAGAATCAGGGCAGACACGTCCTGACTTTGCGGCAGAAATCGCAAAGAAGCAGCGGATTATCGAACAACAGGAGGGGGCAATTGATGATTTTGAACAGCGTGCTGAGGCAGAGCGATCCCGCGCAGAGCTATTATACGCGAATTATGAACTTGTCAATGAAATAATCGAAACAATTCAGACAGCAAGAGCCGAAGATACCTCATGGGACGAAATTCGTGAAACATTTGCAATGGGAGCCGAGCGTGGAATCGATGCTGCTGCGGCTGTTGTCAGTGTCGACGGTGCTGAAGCGATGGTCACAATCGAGATTGATGACGTGCGTGTGCCAGTCAATGTTGATGTTGGCGTTGAGAAGAATGCTGATCAGCGTTACACGGAAGCCAAGCGAATTGAGGAGAAAAAAGAGGGTGCACTCACCGCCATTGAAAACACGCGTGAGGAACTCAATGCGGTGAAACAGCGTCGCGATGCATGGGATCGTGAGGATGCGAAACCTGATACTGAAGATAATGCCGATAACACAGAAACTGTTACAGACAAAGTTAACACTGGCACCGAGCCGAGTCGCATGGGTCCGACAAATGATGAATGGCTCTCAATGACATCAATTCCACTACAAAAAAATGATGATTGGTATGAGCAATTCCGGTGGTTCCACACGTCGACAGGATATCTTGTTGTCGGAGGGCGTAATGCTGATCAAAACGAGACGCTCGTCAAAAAATATCTCAATAAACATGATCGATTCTTCCATACAGAGGCACATGGTGGACCCATCACGATTCTCAAAGCAAGTGGTCCATCAGAGCCGGCTGAACCGATTGAACTCACAGCGGAGACGCGCCGTGAAGTCGCGCAATTTGCCATTTCATATTCATCAATCTGGAAGGAAGGACGTTATGCAGATGATGCATATGTCGTCACCCCAGATCAGGTTTCAAAAACCCCGGAGTCAGGAGAGTATATTGAAAAAGGCTCATTCGTGATTCGAGGCGATAGGACATACATTCGAGATGTCGCCGCGGAAATAGCAGTTGGAATTCAGTGCGCGGATGAAACACAGGTAATCGGTGGTCCCCCATCGGCAATTGCGGATCGAGTTCCAACAATGGTCCAAGTCCGACCGGGTCGTTATGCGCAGAATGATGCCGCAAAATTAGCCTATCGCGAGTTTCGCAATCGGTTTGCTGATGAATCGTTTGTTCGTAAGATTGCAAGTCCAGACAAAATCCAAGAGTTCTTACCACCTGGTGGGAGTGATCTTGTCGATGAATAG
- a CDS encoding mRNA surveillance protein pelota, with product MRIPSRGRGEEGKEQWTLVPENVDDLWHLSHVLEPGDRVGGDTTRRIQRNDENLRDTGGQREHLVVTIEVADVEFARFANRLRVGGEIISCSREDELGHYHTLNVESHDEIIVTKKFAPDQRKRIEAAEEAAENADVAVATIEEGEAHIHTVAQYGTEEQFSRTATTGKGEYSQPRTELFAEFAAALSRMDVDAIILAGPGFTKQDAEEYIQSNNPEIIDKLTIVDTAAVGDRGVHEVLKRGAVDEVQTQTRISAEAELIDELMEGIATGEKIAYGIDEVAKAAEFGAVDDLLVVDDQLREERRDSGDWSTDVDTVLQNVEQQGGSVTVLSGEFDPGQRLRNLGGIAALLRYRLQ from the coding sequence ATGCGCATTCCGAGTCGCGGACGCGGCGAGGAGGGGAAAGAACAGTGGACACTTGTCCCTGAGAATGTTGATGATCTGTGGCATCTTTCACACGTTCTAGAACCGGGCGATCGTGTTGGTGGTGATACAACTCGTCGAATCCAACGTAATGATGAAAATCTCCGAGATACCGGTGGACAGCGCGAACACCTCGTGGTTACGATCGAAGTCGCGGATGTTGAGTTTGCTCGATTTGCAAACCGACTGCGAGTCGGTGGTGAGATTATCAGTTGCTCTCGTGAGGATGAACTCGGGCATTATCACACACTAAATGTTGAGTCTCATGATGAAATCATCGTGACAAAGAAATTTGCTCCCGATCAACGAAAGCGGATTGAAGCTGCTGAGGAGGCAGCTGAAAATGCTGATGTTGCTGTTGCAACTATTGAGGAGGGCGAAGCGCATATTCACACCGTTGCTCAGTATGGGACTGAAGAACAATTCTCACGAACTGCGACAACTGGGAAAGGTGAATATTCACAGCCGCGAACAGAGCTATTCGCAGAGTTCGCAGCTGCCCTATCACGGATGGATGTTGATGCGATTATTCTGGCTGGACCAGGATTCACTAAACAAGACGCTGAGGAGTATATCCAGTCAAATAACCCAGAAATTATAGATAAACTGACTATTGTTGATACAGCAGCTGTTGGTGACCGTGGTGTCCACGAAGTATTGAAACGTGGCGCTGTCGATGAGGTGCAGACACAGACTCGTATTTCTGCTGAGGCTGAGTTAATTGATGAATTAATGGAAGGAATTGCAACCGGTGAGAAGATTGCATACGGAATCGATGAAGTAGCTAAGGCAGCTGAATTTGGTGCTGTTGATGATCTTCTTGTCGTTGATGATCAACTCAGAGAGGAGCGACGCGATTCTGGTGATTGGTCAACTGACGTCGATACTGTTCTTCAAAATGTCGAGCAGCAAGGCGGGTCAGTGACGGTTCTCTCTGGGGAGTTTGATCCTGGACAACGATTGCGAAACCTCGGTGGGATTGCAGCTCTTTTGCGATATCGACTCCAGTAA
- a CDS encoding ornithine cyclodeaminase, which yields MCEYAYATRFDESNAWFVLPLSSLENGETGEPLAVINTAVLNPFKTGTVGIIEAGILAQADSRVAGIIISGAQAYRLLRALDHR from the coding sequence ATGTGTGAATATGCGTATGCCACTAGATTTGACGAAAGCAATGCATGGTTTGTATTACCACTTTCTTCACTCGAAAATGGTGAAACCGGTGAGCCACTTGCAGTGATTAATACTGCAGTATTGAATCCGTTCAAGACGGGAACTGTAGGTATCATAGAAGCTGGCATCTTAGCCCAAGCGGATTCGCGGGTCGCTGGGATTATTATAAGTGGAGCACAAGCGTACAGACTACTTCGCGCACTCGACCACCGATAA
- a CDS encoding IS701-like element ISHwa4 family transposase — protein sequence MLPITDFLSCTDVLDEFDSLSYHQTTHAKTYVTGLAAGRSKTVTGIAREVLPAGSDRALNKFITEYDWDEDQLNHERLEELQKHGETRWSQNGYIVIDDSVIQRTGKSLPGAGEFYDHSEGEPVWGQNLVYAFYTDDKTSYPLAFRQYEKADDEDEEDEQETKYDLAREIITELEEEVGVPAGTYLFDAWFAHDSGLIEHVESHGKDWIGPLRGNRQVTYANKERRVDALEECIDKEEREVDGETYKIWTKTVPVSKLGEVRLVITEKVTDEDKENPVKYLATSKIDAPSAHIIRSYSYRWRVETFFEDSKEDLGLGDCEVRDSDGASRHWHLQMLAYSLLRLGPESSASERLVSKASSLRSQLEHGLKETIYNMFSWVRDQPDRDLDGLMEDIDHLFLHSEGGL from the coding sequence ATGCTGCCGATTACGGATTTCCTCTCGTGCACCGACGTGCTGGATGAATTCGACTCGCTATCATATCATCAAACGACTCACGCCAAAACGTACGTGACAGGTCTTGCTGCGGGCCGCAGCAAGACTGTAACCGGAATTGCACGAGAGGTCCTTCCTGCCGGAAGTGACCGAGCACTCAACAAGTTCATCACCGAATACGATTGGGATGAGGATCAGCTCAACCACGAGCGGTTAGAGGAACTGCAAAAACACGGAGAGACACGCTGGTCACAAAACGGCTATATCGTTATTGACGATTCAGTCATCCAGCGAACCGGGAAGTCCCTTCCCGGTGCTGGAGAGTTCTACGATCACTCTGAGGGTGAGCCTGTTTGGGGACAGAACCTCGTCTACGCGTTCTATACCGATGATAAAACGTCCTATCCACTTGCTTTTCGCCAGTACGAGAAGGCCGACGACGAGGACGAGGAAGACGAACAGGAGACAAAATACGACCTCGCACGAGAGATAATCACGGAATTAGAAGAAGAGGTAGGTGTGCCTGCGGGCACCTACCTCTTCGATGCATGGTTTGCTCATGACTCCGGTCTGATCGAACACGTCGAATCACACGGCAAGGACTGGATTGGACCACTACGGGGCAACCGACAGGTGACCTACGCGAACAAAGAGAGACGCGTCGATGCGCTCGAAGAGTGCATCGACAAGGAAGAGCGAGAAGTTGACGGTGAAACGTACAAAATTTGGACTAAGACAGTCCCTGTCTCGAAATTAGGTGAAGTTCGGCTGGTAATCACAGAGAAGGTTACCGATGAGGACAAAGAGAATCCAGTAAAGTATCTTGCGACGAGCAAGATTGACGCGCCTTCGGCACACATTATTCGGAGCTATTCGTACAGATGGCGAGTAGAGACATTCTTCGAGGACTCGAAAGAGGATCTTGGCTTAGGAGACTGCGAGGTTCGTGATTCTGACGGTGCCAGTCGTCACTGGCACCTTCAGATGCTGGCCTACAGCCTTCTTCGGCTTGGTCCGGAATCGAGCGCCTCGGAGCGACTTGTCTCGAAAGCCTCGTCGCTCCGATCACAACTCGAACACGGTCTCAAGGAGACGATCTACAACATGTTTTCCTGGGTGCGCGATCAACCAGACCGCGATCTCGATGGACTGATGGAAGATATTGACCACCTCTTTCTCCATTCTGAGGGCGGTTTATAA